One Peptococcaceae bacterium genomic window, ACTCCCGGCACCATTCATTTTGGCGGTGAATTTGCGGTGGGTGAGCCTGGCCCGATAAATGCCGCTTTTAGTACAGTCTCAAAATGCCTTTACCGGCAAACCGCGGCCATGGCCAAGATATTTGCCAACCGGCCCAAATCGTTGACGGTGGCGGTTGCCACGGACATAAACGATGTCTGGGAAATGGCGCGCGTTCTGGCAGCAGAAATGCCCCCGCTTTCTCCGGTGCCGGATGCCGTTCGCCTTGTCCAACGCTTTCTTCAGACGGAAATAAGTCCCCGCTTTGAGCTGGTTGAGATGCTGGAACGAGGGATCGCCGTGCACCATGCCGGCCTCTCCGAAGAAACACGCTCGCTGGTGGAAAGACTGGCCGAAGACGGCGCTTTGCGGGTTCTTTGCGCTACCACCACTATCGCCCAAGGCATCAACTTTCCCGTGTCGTCGGTTTTCCTGGCTTCCACACGCTATCGTCGTCGCGAGATGCCGCCCAAGGACTTTTGGAACCTTGCGGGGCGGGCCGGGCGCATCTTCCAGGAGAGTGTCGGCGTGGTTGGCATCGCTTCCCGGCATGATGACTTAGGCAGTCATATTCGAATTGAAAGATTTGTCCGTTTGCAGGCCGAGGCTTTATGTTCCACGCTCGAAGGTCTGGTCGAAGAAGCAATAAAAATAGGCAGATCCCTCAGCCTCGAAGTGGTGATTCACCTGCCCCAATGGCGGGCGTTTTGGGGTTATCTGGCCCACATCTACAATCGGACCAGGTCGCCAGAAGCTATGGCCGCCAGGGCAGAACAAGTCCTCAGGAGCACCTTGGGCTATCGCAGTCTGGAGAAGAAGTCCCAGACAAAAGCCAGGTTGCTACTGGAGTTTACCAAAGAATATGCCCGGAGGCTCTCCAAAGACAACCGCCTCGCCCCGCTGGCGGACGCAACGGGATTCGCCCCGGAGAGCGTTCGGGAAGCAATCAGGCAGCTGGACGGGAAAGTGGTCTCTTCCGATTGGTTGCCGACGGGGCTGTTCGGGGGGAACCGCAGGGCGTTGCGAACCCTCATGGGGATCATGTTAAATCTGCCGGAGACAAGTTCTCAGCTCAACGAAATCCCGTCCCGCGGGGGTAAGCACAGTTACTTGGCCGATCTCACGGCGGAATGGGTAGGCGGGCAACCCATCGAAACCCTTGCCTACCGGTATTTTATCGATCCTCAAGAAGAAAACCCCGATTTGACGGACGGACTGTCCAAGGCCTGCCGCGCGATATACGGCCGTCTTTCCCAGGCTGCCACCTGGGGGCTCTCCGCCATGTCGAAGCTGCCGACCGCCGGTATCGATTTCGACGGCCTGTCGGAGGATGAAAGGCGCACAATCAATTTGCTCCCGGCGATGGTTTATTACGGCGTCTCGACGGAAGAGGCGGTCTTGATGCGGATGAATGGAGTGCCGCGTACCGTGGCCCAGACGTTAGGCGAGATGTTTAAGCAAAGAGAACGCCGCCTTGGCCGCGACAGCGTAACTCGGGCTGTGGAATTCGTGCGTGGCCTTTCGCCGGCAGACTGGCAGGCTGCCGTATCCAAGGATGCTCCCATGACGGGACATGACTACCGCAAAGTGTGGAGCATCCTGACCGGCCACGATCATCCCACGGAAGGAGAAAAGGCATGACTGAGCGTTCCCGCCTGATAGAGCAATGTTTTCCTGTGAAGCAAACCTCTTTGGACTCTGTGCACGAAAAGAACGTGCGGCACGGGCATATATCCACGCTGCACATCTGGCCGGCGCGGAGGCCGCTGGCGGCCTGCCGGGCGGCTTTGATTGCCACCCTCCTGCCAGATCCGGGGACGCCCGAGGAGCGGCACGAGGTCCTGGAGCGGCTGGGCGGAAGGGTAGTTCAAAAGATAGAGAAAAAAAAGCTGCCTGGCGGCAGGGTTGTGGAGCAGGTCAGGGAAGAGACTGCCGGCGGCATTCTCCACTGGGGGCGGGAGAACGGGCCGGATCTGGAGTGGTTCCGCCAGGAGATCAAAAAGGCTTATGGCGGGCAACCTCCGCGGGTGCTGGATCCCTTCGCCGGCGGCGGGGCCATCCCGCTGGAGGCCATGCGCCTGGGTTGCGAAGTGACGGCCGCAGACATCAACCCGGTGGCCTGGTTTATCCTCAAGTGCACCCTGGAATACCCGCAGAGGCTGGCCGGGCAAAAGCGCCCCCTGCCGGAGTTTGTTCTGAAAGATGAAGCGTTCATGGAGCAGTTCTGCAAGGCCAACCCCTGGGCTGGCGGCAGGGGACGCTCCCAAAAAGCGCAGTTGGAATTCGCTTTTGAATCTGATCCTTCCGGCGAAGGTCTGCTCCCCGAGGCTGACCTGGCCTGGCATGTGCGGGCCTGGGGCCGGTGGGTGCTGGAACGAGCCCGCCGGGAGTTGGCCCGCTTCTACCCAACCTACGCCGATTATCAACCGCTGAAACCTGGCGGTGGTGTATATGAGCAGCGCGCGTCCCAACAGGTTCCTCTCCGCGACGACGGAACGCCCGACCTTGAGGCGCTGAACGCCGAGTTCAGCCGGGACCACCTGGCGGACGGGCGCAACCCGCGCTGGGTACCCAAGCCCACGGTGGCTTACCTGTGGGCGCGGACCGTGACTTGTAAAAACTGCCGCGCCACCGTGCCGCTGCTGAAAACGCGCTGGCTGTGCAAGAAGGATCAGAAGCGCGTGCTGCTGACCATGGAGCCGGATGCCAGCAAAACCGGCGTGGTTTTTGGCGTGCAGGCGGAGGCGCCGCAGGCCGCGGGCAACGCTGCGCAAAGGCGCGAGCGCGACAAAAAGATCGGCGCCGGAACCATGTCCCGCTCCGGCGCGACATGTCCCTGCTGCGGCGCCATCATGACCATGGAGGATATCCGGATGGAAGGGCAGGCCGGGCGGCTGGGGGACGTGATGACCGCCGTGGTGGTGGATGGGCCGGATGGCAAGGAATATCGCCTGCCGACAGCCGGTGAAATAAGGTTTGCCATTGAGGCGGAGCAAGAGATAGACAGGCTCTGGGAAGAGATTCCTTTTGGTTTGCCCAAAGAATTGATTGTTGAAGACGCCAAACGAAATACCTGGTGTGTTCAATACGGGCTTGATGAGTTTCACAAACTATATACCACCCGCCAGCTACTAGCTCTAGGCACCTTCGTCAAGCATACCCGCCGAGCCAGGGAAGCTATGCGCTTAGAGGGTTACCCGCTTGAGTGGGTGGAGACTGTGGGAGGATATTTGGCAGTCTGCCTTGACCGGTTAGCTGATTATAATAGTAACATTTGTAACTGGGATCCTAATGGCGAGTACATAACGCATACATTTCAACGTTTTGCACTTCCAGTCAAATGGGATTTCAGTGAAATTAATCCATTCTCAGGGGCCACAGGTGATTATGCAGGAGGACTAGAATGGATTGTTCGATTCGTAAGTTACGCAACATTAGCTTCTGGGGCGATTTATGCACCAAAGATTCTAGAGCAATCTGCCGTACAAGCTAAGGATAATGGGATTGATTTAATCATCACCGATCCGCCATATTATGATGCTATTGGCTACTCTGTCCTGATGGACTTCTTTTACGTCTGGCTGCGCCGGACGTTGCACGGGCTTTCCCCAGAAATCGACGAGGCTTTCCGCGAACCCTTGTCTCCCAAGTGGGACCGCGATAAGAACGACGGCGAGCTGATCGACGACG contains:
- a CDS encoding DEAD/DEAH box helicase; translated protein: MNISSHWALEAFGPERLLQAEELAERILVSDSVGSLLNYQVNLTTEENRLLEKAVQALEMAAIEYWPQLIRPSQENAEQRRAAEACCSAAFAIKRALPLPEKTEPRLFHILHLVALAYVGQRWADARRWVAEHPVSIKTPSVEDVTWEQRVLYRLFEGWMCLIRKNGWDDVHRAAQIITGLRREQLAYEERFLYSLPAEQRPLAGWTLVALYHWAAATELLSTYLLQGVPGGIETQLDSHFEKACDAARSARDAELEIILRWLHAASRQMVDGSLWRVAQRVNSRVSQYVQFAARHANMFEMLPPQRAAILEEGLLDMAKTSIVINLPTSGGKTALAIFRILQALNQFAQDRGWVAYTAPTRALAAQIMRRLRQELGAVGIRIEQLSGAVEIDAFEEDLLEKNTSFDVLVTTPEKLDLVIRNEKVKRPLVLVVVDEAHNLEDPERGLKLEMLLATVKQDCEKASFLLLTPYIPNGAEIADWLARGTNEAKHISLAIGPWQPNERVVGRFYAEKGPKPREWRLKFRTLQTTPGTIHFGGEFAVGEPGPINAAFSTVSKCLYRQTAAMAKIFANRPKSLTVAVATDINDVWEMARVLAAEMPPLSPVPDAVRLVQRFLQTEISPRFELVEMLERGIAVHHAGLSEETRSLVERLAEDGALRVLCATTTIAQGINFPVSSVFLASTRYRRREMPPKDFWNLAGRAGRIFQESVGVVGIASRHDDLGSHIRIERFVRLQAEALCSTLEGLVEEAIKIGRSLSLEVVIHLPQWRAFWGYLAHIYNRTRSPEAMAARAEQVLRSTLGYRSLEKKSQTKARLLLEFTKEYARRLSKDNRLAPLADATGFAPESVREAIRQLDGKVVSSDWLPTGLFGGNRRALRTLMGIMLNLPETSSQLNEIPSRGGKHSYLADLTAEWVGGQPIETLAYRYFIDPQEENPDLTDGLSKACRAIYGRLSQAATWGLSAMSKLPTAGIDFDGLSEDERRTINLLPAMVYYGVSTEEAVLMRMNGVPRTVAQTLGEMFKQRERRLGRDSVTRAVEFVRGLSPADWQAAVSKDAPMTGHDYRKVWSILTGHDHPTEGEKA
- a CDS encoding DUF1156 domain-containing protein produces the protein MTERSRLIEQCFPVKQTSLDSVHEKNVRHGHISTLHIWPARRPLAACRAALIATLLPDPGTPEERHEVLERLGGRVVQKIEKKKLPGGRVVEQVREETAGGILHWGRENGPDLEWFRQEIKKAYGGQPPRVLDPFAGGGAIPLEAMRLGCEVTAADINPVAWFILKCTLEYPQRLAGQKRPLPEFVLKDEAFMEQFCKANPWAGGRGRSQKAQLEFAFESDPSGEGLLPEADLAWHVRAWGRWVLERARRELARFYPTYADYQPLKPGGGVYEQRASQQVPLRDDGTPDLEALNAEFSRDHLADGRNPRWVPKPTVAYLWARTVTCKNCRATVPLLKTRWLCKKDQKRVLLTMEPDASKTGVVFGVQAEAPQAAGNAAQRRERDKKIGAGTMSRSGATCPCCGAIMTMEDIRMEGQAGRLGDVMTAVVVDGPDGKEYRLPTAGEIRFAIEAEQEIDRLWEEIPFGLPKELIVEDAKRNTWCVQYGLDEFHKLYTTRQLLALGTFVKHTRRAREAMRLEGYPLEWVETVGGYLAVCLDRLADYNSNICNWDPNGEYITHTFQRFALPVKWDFSEINPFSGATGDYAGGLEWIVRFVSYATLASGAIYAPKILEQSAVQAKDNGIDLIITDPPYYDAIGYSVLMDFFYVWLRRTLHGLSPEIDEAFREPLSPKWDRDKNDGELIDDASRHGGDRQKSKAAYEEGMFRAFQACHRALKQEGRMVIVFAHKHPDAWETLVSAIIRAGFVVNASWPIQTEMGNRTRALSSAALSSSVWLVCRKRAETARPGWDNRVLEEMRQNIYTRLREYWDAGIRGPDFVWAATGPALEAYSKYPAVKKANEPGKLMDVPEFLRAVRRLVVDFVVGRVLTHNGADTVSGLDDVTTYYLLHRHDFGLEDAPAGACILYAVSCGLSDRELADRHDILIRAGGPETDGQGDEQEDADEEEAEIAEGTGSRVRLKPWQQRKHSGLGLDAEDRPAPLIDQVHRLMRLWKAGDVTKVDDYLDQRGLRRSQLFPRVLQALIELAAAGSEERSLLESISNHVSVRGLAPAKEPELFNMQNP